In a single window of the Campylobacter iguaniorum genome:
- a CDS encoding ABC transporter ATP-binding protein, whose product MLKAVSLSHKFDYPLFSDINLNIQPATTTAITGVSGSGKSTILHILSTLLKPQSGEVFYNDKPIYKLKQNELLKIRRLDFGIIFQAHYLFKGFSAYENIELANILSGQKIDTNLLKQLKIDEVINQKIGELSGGQQQRISIARVMSKKPRIIFADEPTGNLDKETASEVMNVIFDYVKTQNAALVLVTHDDALAAKCDFKFRLHDKILENLS is encoded by the coding sequence ATGCTAAAAGCGGTAAGCTTATCACATAAATTTGATTATCCGCTTTTTAGCGACATAAATTTAAACATACAGCCAGCTACCACCACAGCCATCACAGGCGTAAGTGGTAGTGGCAAATCCACAATCTTACATATTTTATCGACACTTCTAAAACCGCAAAGTGGAGAGGTTTTTTACAATGATAAGCCAATTTATAAGCTAAAACAAAATGAGCTTTTGAAGATTCGCAGACTTGATTTTGGTATTATTTTTCAAGCGCATTATCTTTTTAAAGGCTTTAGTGCTTATGAAAATATCGAACTTGCAAATATATTAAGTGGTCAAAAAATCGATACAAATTTACTCAAACAGCTCAAAATCGATGAGGTAATAAATCAAAAAATTGGCGAACTTAGCGGTGGACAGCAACAGCGAATTAGCATAGCAAGAGTGATGAGCAAAAAGCCACGCATAATCTTTGCTGATGAGCCTACTGGCAACCTTGATAAAGAGACCGCGAGTGAAGTCATGAACGTGATATTTGACTATGTCAAAACCCAAAATGCAGCGCTTGTTTTAGTCACTCACGATGACGCACTAGCTGCCAAATGCGACTTCAAATTTAGACTTCATGACAAAATACTAGAAAATCTAAGTTAA
- the rpsB gene encoding 30S ribosomal protein S2, with translation MVTMRDLLECGVHFGHQTRRWNPKMKKFIFGERKGIYIIDLQKTIRYFRYTYNVVRDAAAEGKTILFVGTKKQAGIAVKEYAEKCGMPYVNHRWLGGMMTNFGTIKQSIRKLEVIEAMEEDGSINLLTKKEALMLRRKKEKLLDTLGGIRNMKSLPDMMFIIDTVKEKIAVAEANKLRMPVVAPIDTNCDPDTIDFPIPGNDDAIRSVQLFCQEMAEAINEGKALRDQDAAAEEVAPVSQEEKDEVVAEAMSEADFEEQ, from the coding sequence ATGGTTACTATGAGAGATTTACTAGAATGTGGTGTGCATTTCGGTCACCAAACACGCAGATGGAACCCAAAAATGAAGAAATTCATATTTGGCGAGAGAAAAGGTATCTATATAATAGACCTACAAAAAACTATCAGATATTTTAGATATACATATAATGTTGTCAGAGACGCTGCTGCTGAGGGCAAAACTATACTATTTGTTGGTACAAAAAAACAAGCTGGTATAGCAGTAAAAGAATACGCTGAAAAATGCGGTATGCCTTATGTAAATCACAGATGGCTTGGCGGTATGATGACAAACTTTGGAACAATCAAACAATCAATAAGAAAACTTGAAGTTATCGAAGCTATGGAAGAAGATGGCTCTATAAATTTATTAACTAAAAAAGAAGCTTTGATGCTAAGACGCAAAAAAGAGAAACTACTAGACACTCTTGGCGGTATTAGAAATATGAAAAGCTTACCAGATATGATGTTTATCATCGATACAGTAAAAGAGAAAATCGCTGTTGCTGAAGCAAACAAACTAAGAATGCCAGTTGTTGCTCCAATCGATACAAACTGCGATCCAGACACTATCGACTTTCCAATCCCAGGAAATGACGATGCTATAAGAAGCGTTCAACTTTTCTGCCAAGAAATGGCTGAAGCTATCAACGAGGGTAAAGCTCTTAGAGATCAAGACGCTGCGGCTGAAGAAGTAGCTCCAGTTAGCCAAGAAGAAAAAGACGAAGTTGTAGCTGAGGCTATGAGCGAAGCTGACTTTGAGGAGCAATAA
- a CDS encoding PTS transporter subunit IIC produces MGAMKRVWDYIIVSMNGMAYGLFATLIIGVIFDQIGKLSGFGVLSDLGGILKGLTHVGIGVGIAWALKFNGIKMICVAAAGGLCGAINDPFVTYFVVICASLVLRYVMSKKTPLDIVLVPLFSLFMSYMFYLLIADSVHLVTTTLGEFVSSATTKQPFVMGIVVAVLMGMALTAPISSAAIAIGINLDGIAGGAAVVGCCVQMLGFAVMSRRDNNIGMVISVAVGTSMLQFKNILKKPIIWLPPIIVSAILGPVATTIFELECTKFGAGMGTSGFVGQIQTFGAGGANAFWGVMILEILAPLILVFGLDIMFRKFGFIKDGDLKI; encoded by the coding sequence ATGGGAGCTATGAAGAGGGTTTGGGACTATATCATTGTATCGATGAATGGCATGGCGTATGGCTTGTTTGCGACGCTTATTATAGGAGTAATATTTGACCAAATTGGTAAGCTTAGTGGATTTGGCGTTTTGAGTGATTTGGGCGGGATATTAAAAGGGCTAACTCACGTTGGTATTGGCGTGGGGATTGCTTGGGCTTTGAAATTTAATGGTATAAAAATGATATGCGTCGCGGCTGCTGGTGGGCTGTGCGGAGCGATAAATGATCCTTTTGTTACTTATTTTGTGGTGATTTGTGCTAGCTTGGTGCTAAGATATGTGATGAGCAAAAAAACGCCTTTAGATATCGTTTTGGTGCCACTTTTTAGCCTTTTTATGTCTTACATGTTTTATCTTTTGATAGCTGATAGCGTGCATCTTGTGACTACCACGCTTGGCGAGTTTGTGAGTAGTGCGACCACAAAGCAGCCATTTGTGATGGGCATCGTCGTGGCTGTCTTGATGGGGATGGCTTTGACTGCGCCGATTTCGAGCGCTGCGATAGCTATCGGGATAAATTTGGACGGTATCGCTGGTGGGGCTGCTGTTGTCGGGTGCTGCGTGCAAATGCTTGGCTTTGCTGTGATGTCAAGGCGGGATAATAACATAGGCATGGTTATTTCAGTGGCTGTTGGCACTTCGATGTTGCAGTTTAAAAACATACTCAAAAAGCCTATTATTTGGTTGCCACCTATCATAGTTTCGGCTATTTTAGGACCGGTTGCGACTACTATTTTTGAGCTAGAATGTACTAAATTTGGTGCTGGAATGGGAACTAGTGGCTTTGTAGGGCAGATCCAGACATTTGGGGCAGGTGGAGCAAATGCGTTTTGGGGAGTTATGATTTTGGAGATTTTAGCGCCTTTAATTTTAGTCTTTGGGCTTGATATAATGTTCCGTAAATTTGGCTTCATCAAAGACGGCGATTTGAAAATTTGA
- a CDS encoding riboflavin synthase, translating into MFNGLIREIAKVVKFDGKTLSLAANFKPNLGDSIAVNGACLSVVSVSEGGFSVELSSESKELLAIENYKNRVHIEPAMRLGDRLDGHLMQGHIDALGVITKIEPLKTGVNFYIKLPKNIMHLVATKGSIAVEGVSLTINEVLSDSVRLTIIPISLKDSLFGEFEVGRRVNIETDLLARYLERMLNLPKKDELSWEKADFYASLY; encoded by the coding sequence GTGTTTAATGGACTTATAAGAGAGATAGCAAAAGTAGTCAAATTTGACGGCAAGACCTTGAGTTTGGCAGCAAATTTTAAGCCAAATCTTGGCGATAGTATCGCTGTAAATGGAGCTTGCTTGAGCGTGGTTAGTGTGAGTGAAGGCGGATTTAGCGTGGAGCTTAGTAGTGAAAGTAAAGAGCTTCTAGCCATAGAAAACTACAAAAATAGAGTGCATATCGAGCCAGCCATGAGGCTAGGAGATAGGCTGGACGGGCATTTGATGCAAGGACACATCGACGCGCTTGGCGTGATAACCAAAATCGAACCACTAAAAACTGGGGTAAATTTCTACATCAAATTACCAAAAAACATAATGCACCTTGTCGCTACTAAAGGCTCTATCGCAGTCGAGGGCGTGAGTCTGACGATAAATGAAGTCCTAAGCGACTCTGTGCGTCTGACAATAATCCCAATCAGCCTTAAAGACAGTCTTTTTGGGGAGTTTGAAGTCGGCAGGCGGGTAAATATCGAAACGGATTTGCTGGCAAGGTATTTGGAGCGAATGCTAAATTTGCCCAAAAAAGATGAGCTGAGCTGGGAGAAGGCTGATTTTTATGCTAGTTTGTACTGA
- the tsf gene encoding translation elongation factor Ts has protein sequence MEISASMVKELRESTGAGMMDCKKALQEAEGNMEKAVDILREKGLGKAAKKADRLASEGLVSVVVSSDNKTATITEINSETDFVAKNATFVDLVKNTTVHVQSNNISTVEELKESSINGVKFEEFFQSQIATIGENLVVRRFETIKAGDKGAVAGYIHSNSRVGVLIGAACDSEETASKIHEFLRNLCMHAAAMKPQVISYKEFDADFVEKEYLALKGELEKENEELVRLKKPLHKIPEFASRAQLNDSIIAKVTEHLKEELKKQGKPEQIWDKILPGQIDRYIADNTQLDQRLTLLGQFYVMDDKKTIEQVVADEAKKLGGSIEIVSYVRFEVGEGLEKKTEDFAAEVAAQMA, from the coding sequence ATGGAAATTAGTGCAAGTATGGTAAAAGAGCTCCGCGAAAGCACCGGAGCTGGAATGATGGATTGCAAAAAAGCTTTACAAGAAGCTGAAGGCAATATGGAAAAAGCAGTTGATATATTAAGAGAAAAAGGTCTTGGCAAGGCAGCTAAAAAAGCTGACCGCCTTGCTAGCGAAGGTCTTGTAAGCGTAGTCGTAAGTAGTGATAACAAAACTGCGACTATAACTGAAATCAACTCAGAAACTGACTTTGTCGCTAAAAATGCAACATTTGTTGATCTAGTGAAAAACACAACTGTTCATGTGCAATCAAACAATATAAGCACAGTTGAAGAGCTTAAAGAAAGCTCAATAAATGGTGTTAAATTTGAAGAGTTCTTCCAAAGCCAAATCGCAACTATCGGTGAAAATTTAGTTGTAAGAAGATTTGAAACTATAAAAGCTGGAGATAAAGGCGCTGTTGCTGGATATATCCACTCAAATAGCCGCGTTGGTGTTTTGATCGGTGCTGCTTGCGATAGCGAAGAGACTGCATCAAAAATACATGAGTTTTTAAGAAACCTTTGTATGCACGCAGCTGCTATGAAACCTCAAGTTATTAGCTATAAAGAATTTGACGCTGATTTTGTCGAAAAAGAGTATTTAGCACTTAAAGGTGAGCTTGAGAAAGAAAACGAAGAGCTAGTGCGTCTTAAAAAACCACTTCACAAAATACCTGAGTTTGCAAGCCGCGCTCAACTAAACGATAGCATCATAGCTAAAGTTACTGAGCATCTAAAAGAAGAGCTTAAAAAACAAGGCAAACCAGAGCAAATTTGGGATAAAATTTTGCCAGGTCAAATCGACAGATATATCGCTGATAACACTCAACTTGACCAACGTCTTACACTTCTAGGACAATTTTATGTAATGGATGACAAAAAAACTATCGAGCAAGTTGTAGCTGATGAGGCTAAAAAACTTGGTGGTAGCATCGAAATCGTAAGCTATGTTCGTTTTGAAGTAGGCGAAGGCTTAGAGAAAAAGACTGAAGATTTTGCAGCTGAAGTAGCAGCTCAAATGGCATAA
- a CDS encoding Fe(3+) ABC transporter substrate-binding protein codes for MKKLTALLSLFAASALMADINVYSSRHYDSDKLVIDAFTKQTGIKVNVIQDKVQSLIGKLELEGKDTTADVFMTVGVGDLYTAKVKGLLQPINSKIIDQNIPSNLMDADKNWIGVTYRASILAYDPSKTDVKELSTYEALSDAKFKDQILTRSSTASYNRHLIAFLIAKDGEEATQKWADNLVKNFARNPKGNDRDQAKAIVAGEGKIAIMNSYYIGRMSVSKDPIDQEVYKTLRIFFPNQNDGGTHINLSGAGVTKYTKNYAEAVKFVEFLSTSEAQELFVNHNFEFPTNPNVKIPQTMKDWGEFKVSNISFDEIGKNLIKAGQIADKAGWK; via the coding sequence ATGAAAAAACTAACCGCACTTTTGTCCTTATTTGCTGCTTCTGCCCTAATGGCTGATATAAACGTCTATTCATCTCGTCATTATGACTCAGATAAGCTAGTAATCGATGCATTTACCAAGCAAACTGGCATAAAAGTCAATGTCATTCAAGACAAGGTTCAATCCCTAATAGGGAAGCTTGAGCTTGAGGGCAAAGACACTACGGCTGATGTTTTCATGACTGTTGGTGTGGGAGATTTATACACTGCAAAGGTAAAAGGACTACTCCAACCAATAAACTCAAAAATTATAGACCAAAACATTCCGTCAAATTTAATGGATGCAGACAAAAACTGGATAGGCGTGACTTATAGGGCTAGTATTTTAGCCTATGATCCAAGCAAAACAGACGTAAAAGAGCTTTCTACTTATGAGGCGTTGAGCGATGCTAAGTTCAAAGACCAAATTTTAACTCGCTCATCAACCGCGTCGTATAATAGGCATTTAATTGCGTTTTTGATAGCAAAAGACGGCGAGGAAGCAACTCAAAAATGGGCTGATAATCTAGTAAAAAACTTCGCTAGAAATCCAAAAGGCAATGACCGCGATCAAGCAAAAGCCATAGTCGCAGGAGAAGGCAAAATCGCTATCATGAATAGCTATTATATAGGTAGAATGTCAGTTTCAAAGGATCCAATAGACCAAGAAGTTTATAAAACTCTTCGCATATTTTTTCCAAATCAAAATGACGGCGGAACTCATATAAACTTAAGTGGTGCTGGCGTGACAAAATATACAAAAAATTACGCTGAGGCGGTTAAATTTGTAGAGTTTTTGAGTACAAGTGAGGCTCAAGAACTGTTTGTCAATCACAACTTCGAATTCCCAACCAATCCAAATGTAAAAATCCCTCAAACAATGAAAGATTGGGGTGAATTTAAAGTAAGCAATATAAGCTTTGATGAAATAGGCAAAAACCTTATCAAAGCTGGGCAAATAGCTGATAAAGCCGGCTGGAAATAA
- a CDS encoding ABC transporter permease gives MLDFWNLASYFTLLLIIAPIFYILLNIFNSSSEQTSSLLDSSLNEYLINSSIIVFFTALFTTIIGVFLAYFESFYEFRFKKFFKFALVLPFAVPNYLFAYIYADFFSYSGWLVAWLRSEFGIKVHFDMMNIYGVIFIFTISFFPYVYIILRGFLAKFSVNLIESAKSLGKSDTYIFFKVILPLSRAAIVAGASLCVMESLNAFGTPNYYGVHVFSTGIYKAWVGYSDINAAIKLAGILLLIVFFFLFVERIFRKPTMMTTSKTRRQKLQKLSKKSEIIVIGAFFAVFFISFLFPMINLLVWINRSFESTNWAHVFDISQNTLLLTIFSTIFIIVISLFLTLVSRFQKGKAKLLSNSLANIGYSVPGSVIAIGMLMIFIWCDKHLASVYGFLGIEKSLFLTLSPVILIFAYVIRFLSLGYNGIEAGLKACNKSCYEASLSLGYGRLATFFKVDFAMIKTSIYSAFILIFIEIIKELPLSSLLSPPNFRTLAFEIDRYASDEQLAMTAVPSLIIIVFCFVLLSLFYKIQKKDKI, from the coding sequence ATGCTGGATTTTTGGAATCTGGCATCTTATTTTACCTTGCTTTTGATAATAGCACCGATATTTTATATCTTGCTAAATATCTTTAATAGCTCAAGCGAACAAACTAGCTCTTTGCTTGATTCTAGCTTGAATGAATACCTTATAAATAGCTCTATTATCGTATTTTTCACGGCTTTATTTACCACTATTATTGGAGTTTTTCTAGCGTATTTTGAAAGTTTTTATGAGTTTAGATTTAAAAAATTTTTCAAATTTGCTTTAGTGCTTCCGTTTGCCGTGCCAAACTATCTTTTTGCTTATATTTACGCTGATTTTTTCAGCTATTCTGGCTGGCTTGTTGCGTGGCTTAGAAGTGAATTTGGTATAAAAGTGCACTTTGATATGATGAATATTTATGGAGTGATTTTTATCTTTACAATCTCGTTTTTTCCATATGTTTATATTATTTTGCGTGGATTTTTGGCTAAATTTTCTGTAAATTTAATAGAGAGCGCAAAAAGCCTTGGTAAGAGCGATACTTATATATTTTTTAAGGTTATCTTGCCACTTAGCAGGGCTGCTATTGTAGCTGGAGCTTCGCTTTGCGTAATGGAGAGCTTAAACGCATTTGGCACGCCAAACTACTATGGCGTGCATGTTTTTAGCACTGGGATTTACAAGGCTTGGGTCGGATACTCAGACATAAATGCAGCTATTAAGCTAGCTGGGATTTTACTTTTAATTGTGTTTTTCTTTTTGTTTGTAGAGAGGATTTTTAGGAAACCTACTATGATGACTACGAGCAAAACTCGTCGCCAAAAGCTGCAAAAACTCTCTAAAAAATCCGAAATTATTGTAATTGGAGCGTTTTTTGCAGTATTTTTTATCAGCTTTTTATTTCCGATGATAAATTTACTCGTATGGATAAATAGAAGTTTTGAGAGTACCAACTGGGCTCATGTCTTTGATATCAGCCAAAACACGCTACTTCTTACGATTTTTTCTACGATTTTTATCATCGTTATAAGCTTGTTTTTGACCTTGGTTTCACGCTTTCAAAAAGGCAAGGCAAAGCTACTTTCAAATTCGCTAGCAAATATCGGCTACAGTGTGCCTGGAAGCGTGATAGCTATAGGTATGCTTATGATTTTTATATGGTGTGACAAGCATCTAGCTAGCGTTTATGGCTTTTTGGGCATTGAAAAAAGCCTATTTTTGACCCTAAGCCCCGTGATACTGATATTTGCTTATGTGATTAGGTTTTTATCGCTTGGATATAATGGCATAGAAGCTGGGCTAAAAGCCTGTAACAAAAGCTGTTATGAAGCTAGTTTGAGCCTTGGATATGGGCGTTTGGCGACATTTTTTAAGGTGGATTTCGCGATGATTAAGACCAGCATTTACAGTGCTTTTATACTTATATTTATAGAGATTATCAAAGAGCTTCCGCTCTCTTCGCTGCTCTCCCCGCCAAATTTTAGAACCCTTGCTTTTGAGATAGACAGATACGCCAGTGATGAGCAGCTTGCGATGACTGCCGTGCCGTCTCTTATCATTATTGTATTTTGTTTTGTGCTTTTGAGTTTGTTTTATAAAATCCAAAAAAAGGATAAAATTTGA
- a CDS encoding ABC transporter ATP-binding protein, producing MSFLHISELDFGYEKDKIINKFNLSLEKGQKLAICGASGSGKSTILRLISGFEMASSGRIILEGKDITFTPPNKRNIGYLFQDYALFPHLNVSENIAFGLKNIMKKNEIKDVVNRLLKVVSLESYASSYPHALSGGQQQRVALARALAPSPKLLLLDEPFSALDSHLKDEIRSEIKEILTSFEITSILVTHDQDDVEKFATSCIKLSA from the coding sequence TTGAGTTTTTTACATATTAGTGAGCTTGATTTTGGCTACGAAAAAGATAAAATCATAAATAAATTTAATCTCAGCCTAGAAAAAGGGCAAAAACTTGCAATTTGTGGTGCTAGCGGAAGTGGCAAAAGCACTATTTTGCGTCTTATTTCTGGGTTTGAAATGGCTAGTAGTGGACGCATAATCCTTGAGGGCAAAGACATCACATTTACCCCGCCGAACAAAAGAAATATCGGATATTTGTTTCAAGATTACGCGCTTTTCCCGCACCTAAATGTCAGTGAAAATATAGCATTTGGGCTAAAAAATATCATGAAAAAAAATGAGATAAAAGATGTGGTAAATAGGCTGCTAAAAGTAGTGAGCCTTGAGTCATACGCCTCTTCTTACCCACACGCACTAAGTGGCGGCCAACAACAAAGAGTAGCTCTAGCAAGAGCCCTTGCCCCAAGCCCCAAGCTACTGCTTTTAGATGAGCCATTTTCTGCGCTGGACTCACACCTAAAAGATGAGATAAGAAGCGAGATAAAAGAGATTTTAACCTCTTTTGAAATCACCTCTATCTTAGTTACTCACGATCAAGACGATGTGGAGAAATTCGCTACAAGTTGTATCAAACTAAGTGCTTGA
- the fliR gene encoding flagellar biosynthetic protein FliR, producing MEFVNYLGQNNVITFFLLFVRTGALMIFFPFFSHTQIPIIIKTALAFMLSIFLFPLASPPPNLADLQIVYLVLEALSELMFGICAGVLLMLVFGALQLAGEQISMIMGFSMASVIDPQSGVNTPLISNILNFIVLLAFLLFDGHHIVLQFIAYSLEFIPLGGFYPDQNLVKYMAKGVMNLFLFGFIISFPILALSLLADLIFGMLMKTMPQFNLLVVGFPIKIAIAFMVLTAIISAIIKLFTTLMMQVLNDMPGLFF from the coding sequence ATGGAATTTGTAAATTATCTCGGGCAAAATAATGTAATCACATTCTTTTTGTTATTCGTGCGAACTGGCGCGCTTATGATATTTTTCCCATTTTTTAGCCATACTCAAATCCCAATCATCATCAAAACCGCACTTGCTTTTATGCTTAGTATTTTTTTATTTCCTCTTGCTAGCCCACCGCCAAATTTAGCTGATTTGCAGATAGTTTATTTGGTGCTTGAAGCTCTTAGTGAGCTTATGTTTGGGATTTGTGCTGGAGTTTTGCTTATGCTTGTTTTTGGGGCTTTGCAACTTGCTGGCGAGCAGATTTCGATGATAATGGGATTTTCCATGGCGAGCGTGATAGACCCACAAAGCGGCGTCAATACACCACTCATCTCAAATATACTAAATTTCATCGTTTTGCTTGCATTTTTGCTGTTTGATGGCCATCATATTGTTTTGCAGTTTATCGCTTATTCTTTGGAATTTATCCCGCTTGGTGGATTTTATCCAGATCAAAATTTAGTTAAATACATGGCAAAAGGCGTGATGAATCTCTTTTTATTTGGCTTTATTATCTCATTTCCTATCCTTGCACTCTCTCTTTTGGCGGATTTGATTTTTGGTATGCTTATGAAAACAATGCCACAATTTAACTTACTTGTCGTTGGATTTCCGATCAAAATCGCTATCGCTTTTATGGTTTTAACAGCTATAATTTCAGCTATTATTAAGCTTTTTACCACTCTTATGATGCAAGTGTTAAACGATATGCCGGGCTTATTTTTTTAA
- the tatA gene encoding twin-arginine translocase TatA/TatE family subunit has translation MGSFSMGHWLIVLAIIVLLFGAKKIPELAKGVGKGIKSFKKEMEDETPVEKIETTSKDAEVKNTTETTKNA, from the coding sequence ATGGGTAGTTTTAGTATGGGGCATTGGCTGATAGTTTTGGCTATTATTGTATTATTGTTTGGGGCTAAAAAAATTCCAGAGCTTGCAAAAGGCGTTGGTAAAGGCATAAAATCTTTCAAAAAAGAGATGGAAGATGAAACTCCAGTAGAAAAAATCGAAACCACTTCAAAAGATGCTGAGGTAAAAAATACAACTGAAACTACAAAGAACGCTTGA
- the pgeF gene encoding peptidoglycan editing factor PgeF produces MLVCTDDDFAFAGFSSKFGGVSKGKFAGLNLATHVGDELGNVEQNREILRQKIGAKKLIFMEQIHSDVVSEISNLDAKIPPCDALITGLKGVAICVMVADCSPILVLDRASPKVAVIHAGRAGVISKILSKTIRKMGSNPANLEVIIGPNIKGNCYEIGDLDLGAFNAFKNGAKFDMDAALKNELESLGVASYKFSQICTHCDERFYSYRRDAITGRFCGFAYLRD; encoded by the coding sequence ATGCTAGTTTGTACTGATGATGACTTTGCTTTTGCTGGGTTTAGCTCTAAATTTGGTGGGGTTAGCAAGGGTAAATTCGCTGGGCTAAATTTAGCCACTCATGTCGGCGATGAGCTGGGCAATGTGGAGCAAAATAGAGAGATTTTAAGGCAAAAAATAGGGGCAAAAAAGCTTATTTTTATGGAGCAAATCCACAGCGACGTGGTGAGTGAAATCTCAAATTTAGACGCTAAAATCCCGCCTTGTGACGCACTCATAACTGGCCTAAAGGGCGTGGCGATCTGCGTGATGGTGGCGGATTGTTCGCCGATTTTGGTGCTTGATAGAGCGTCTCCAAAAGTCGCAGTGATCCACGCAGGACGCGCTGGAGTAATCAGCAAAATTTTAAGCAAAACCATAAGAAAAATGGGTTCAAATCCAGCAAATTTAGAAGTGATAATCGGCCCAAATATCAAGGGAAATTGTTATGAAATAGGGGATTTGGATCTTGGAGCATTTAACGCATTTAAAAATGGAGCTAAATTTGACATGGACGCAGCTTTGAAAAATGAGCTTGAGAGCTTGGGCGTAGCGAGTTATAAATTTAGCCAAATTTGCACGCATTGCGATGAGAGATTTTACTCATATAGAAGAGACGCTATTACTGGCAGGTTTTGCGGATTTGCTTATTTGAGGGACTAA
- the gmk gene encoding guanylate kinase, whose protein sequence is MSGQILLLSGPSGSGKSTLLSKLMSEFDNIYFSISSTTRAIRDGEKEGVNYYYISEEEFKNDIKEGKFLEWACVHKNYYGTSLKPVQAALEEGKIVIFDIDVQGFHLAKKIYNDIITSVFVTTKDRNELKKRLKSRGTDSDEVIENRLFNAATEMGHIDEYDYIIINEDLQKSYESLKAIFQSIGVRSDNYDINAVVENWNVC, encoded by the coding sequence GTGAGTGGACAAATTTTATTACTCAGTGGGCCAAGTGGAAGTGGCAAAAGTACCTTGCTTTCAAAGCTCATGAGCGAGTTTGACAATATTTATTTTTCTATTTCAAGCACGACAAGAGCAATAAGAGATGGCGAAAAAGAGGGCGTGAATTATTATTATATCAGCGAAGAAGAGTTTAAAAACGATATAAAAGAGGGTAAATTTTTAGAGTGGGCTTGCGTACATAAAAATTATTATGGAACTAGCTTAAAGCCCGTTCAAGCCGCTTTAGAAGAAGGCAAAATCGTTATTTTTGATATAGATGTGCAAGGCTTTCATCTAGCTAAAAAGATCTATAATGACATTATAACTTCAGTTTTTGTCACTACAAAAGACAGAAATGAGCTAAAAAAACGCCTGAAATCACGCGGTACAGATAGCGATGAGGTCATCGAAAATAGGCTATTTAACGCCGCTACTGAAATGGGTCATATAGATGAGTATGATTATATCATCATCAATGAAGATTTGCAAAAGTCTTATGAGAGCTTAAAAGCGATATTCCAATCAATTGGCGTAAGAAGCGATAATTACGATATAAACGCCGTTGTAGAGAACTGGAATGTTTGCTAA